TCGGCTCTTCAGAATCCATTCCACGCTGATGCACACGACAACACCGGGCAGCAGCAGGACGACAACCGATCACGCCAACCGACACGAAGAGAGACGCCGCATGAACACCGATCAAATCCTTGCCGAGATCCGTGAAGCCAACCTGTCGTACCTGATGCTGGCGCAGAGCCTCATCCGGTCGGACCTCGAGCAGGCGCTGTACCGCCTGGGCGTGAGCGAGGACACCGCGCAGATGATCGCCGCGCTGACCCCGGCGCAGATGATGAAGATCGCCTCCGGCAACACCCTGCTGTGCCGCTTCCGCATGGACGACGACCTGGTCTGGGGCCTGCTGACCAACCACGGCAAGAGCGCCGCCAACGACGCGGTGAGCCGCCTGCATGCGTCGATCCTGATGGCCGGCCGCCATCAAGAAGCCGCCTGAAGCACCACACCGCACGTTGCCGGAGACGACCATGGCCCGCACCAAGAGCATCCTCACCGAAGCCAAGCAGATCGACCGCGCGGTCCTGCTGATCAAGCTGGGCGCCCGCCTGCAGGTGCTGGAGTCGGAGACCGACCTGTCCTACGAGCGCCTGCTGCGCCTGTACAAGGAGGTCGCGGGCAAGAGCCCGTCCAAGGGCCAGCTGCCGTTCTCCACCGACTGGTTCATGACCTGGCAGCCGAACATCCACGCCAGCCTGTTCCTCAACGTGCACGAGTACCTGAACAAGACGGCCGAGCTCGACGAGATCGACGTCGTCATCAAGGCCTACCAGCTGTACCTGGAGCAGACCACCGCCCAGGGCCTGGAGCCGCTGCTGTCGGTGACCCGCGCCTGGCGCCTGGTCAAGTTCGTCGACAACGGCATGCTGACGATGACCAAGTGCTCCAAGTGCGGCGGCCACTTCGTGACGCATCCGCACGAGATCGCCAAGCACTTCGTCTGCGGCCTGTGCAACCCGCCGGCGCGCGCCGGCAAGGGCAAGGCCGCCGGCGCCCTCTGCCTGCACTGAACAACCCGTTTCAACCCCGGCCTCAAGCCGGCGCTCGCGCGGACGAAGAACCCGTCGAGCACTCCCGTGTTTCGTTGCGTGTCTCCTCCTCGGCGCCCATCCGGTGTCGTTGCCGGGCCCTCCCTCGCGGAGGGCCTTTTTCTTGGTGCCGGTGCGCACAAACGCAGAGATGGCCGGCGCTTCGCCCCCTTGTCCGCAGCACCCGGCCGCGCGCCCCCCGACCACACTCAAGTGACCCGCCGCCCCGGCCGATATGGCTGGCAAAGCGCCTTTCAGGGCGCGAACGGTCACCTGTCTCCACACCATGTTCGTCATCATCGGTTGGGTCGTCGCCCTCGGCTGCATCTTCGGCGTGTTCATCGTCCACGGCGGCAACATCGGCGTGGTGATGAAGGCGTTGCCCTTCGAGATGATCACCATCATGGGCGCGGCCATCGGCGCCTTCATCGCCAACAACCAGCCGCGGGTGCTCAAGGCCACGCTGGGCGGCTTCGCCGCGTGCTTCAAGGGCAGCAAGTACACCAAGGCGCGCTACATGGAGCTGATGGCGCTGCTCTACGACATCCTGCAGAAGGCCCGCAAGGAAGGCCTGATGTCGATCGAGAAGGACGTCGAGGAGCCGGACAAGTCGCCGCTGTTCCAGAAGTACCCGACGGTGGGCAGCGACCACCACGTCGTCGAGTTCGTCACCGACTACCTGCGCATGATGGTCTCGGGCAACCTGAACGCGCACGAGATCGAGTCGCTGATGGACAGCGAGATCGACACCCACCACCACGAGGCGCACGCGCCGGCGGCCGCCATCCAGCGCCTGGCCGGCGGCCTGCCCGCCTTCGGCATCGTGGCCGCGGTGCTGGGGGTGGTGAACACCATGGGCTCGGTGGGCCAGCCGCCGGCGGTGCTGGGCGGCATGATCGGCTCGGCGCTGGTCGGCACCTTCCTCGGCATCCTGCTGGCCTACGGCATCTTCGAGCCGCTGGCCGGCCTGCTCGAGCAGAAGATCGACGAGGGCACCAAGGAACTGCAGTGCATCAAGACCACGCTGCTGGCTTCGATGCAGGGCTACGCCCCCCAGGTGGCCATCGAGTTCGGCCGCAAGGTGCTGTACTCCACCGAGCGCCCGAGCTTCTCGGAGCTCGAGGGCCACGTCAAAGGGAAGAAGTGATGGCTGAGCGCCGGGCCGCTCCCGACGTCAGCCAGCCCCCTCGGCGGGCAGCGAACGCACCCGTGAGCATGGGAGCGTCACATGGCGGGTGACGCGAAAAAGCTCCAGCCCATCATCGTCAAGCGCATCAAGAAGGGCGGCCACGGCCACCATGGCGGCGCCTGGAAGATCGCGTACGCCGACTTCGTGACCGCGATGATGGCCTTCTTCCTGCTGATGTGGCTGCTGGGCAGCACCACCGACGGCGACAAGAAGGGCATCGCCGACTACTTCCAGTCGCCGCTGAAGGTGTCGCTGATGGGCGGCGGCTCCGGCTCCGGCGACGCCTCGCACGTCATCAAGGGCGGCGGCCAGGACTTCACCCGCACCAGCGGCCAGGTCAAGCGCGGCGAGGTCTCGGCGACCAAGTCGACCATCAACCTGCAGGCGCTCAAGGCCGAGCAGACCCGTGCCGAGGTCGCCCGCCTGGAGGACCTGAAGCGCAAGGTCGAGGAGCGGTTGCGCGCCTCGGCCCGACTCAGTTCCATGATGTCCCAGCTCCGCCTGGACATGACCCGCGACGGCCTGCGCATCCAGATCGTCGACGAACAGAACCGGCCGATGTTCGCCAGCGGCAGCGCGGTGGTGCAACCCACCATGCGCGAGCTGCTGCGCGAGATCGGCGGCGTGCTGGTCGAGGTGCCGAACCGGCTGACGCTGGAGGGCCACACCGACGCCCAGCCCTTCAGCGCCGGCGAGCGCGGCTACAGCAACTGGGAGCTGTCGTCCGACCGGGCCAACGCCTCGCGCCGCGAGCTCATCGCCGGCGGCCTGCCGGAGGACCGGGTGCTGCGGGTGCAGGGCCTGGCCGCGTCCAGCCCGCTGGTCAAGGACGATCCCAACGCCGCCACCAACCGCCGCATCTCCATCATCGTGATGAACCGCGACGCCGAGGACCGCTTCTTCCGCACCGCGCCAGAGATTGCCGAGGCGCTGACCGGCGCCGCGCCGGCCGAGCCCGCGGCACCCTCAAGTCCGCCGCCGCGCTGACGATAGACAACCCACGCATCCGCTGCCTGCCTGCCCCGTCCCCCACCGGACCGCCTTGCCATGAACCCCACCGACCTGAAGTTCCTGATCGTCGACGACTTCTCCACCATGCGGCGCATCGTGCGCGGCCTGCTCAAGGAGATGGGCTGCAACAACGCCGACGAGGCCGAGGACGGCGCCATCGCGCTGAACCTGTTGCGCAGCCAGAAGTTCGACTTCGTCGTCAGCGACATCAACATGCCGAACATGAACGGCTTCGACCTGCTCAAGGCCATCAAGGCCGACGACAGCCTGAAGCACATCCCGGTGCTGATGGTCACGGCCGAGGCGCGCAAGGAGGACATCGTGCTGGCGGCGCAGACCGGCGCGGCGGGCTACATCGTCAAGCCGTTCACCAAGGCGACCCTCGAAGAGAAGGTGCAGAAGATCCTGCAGAAGCTGGCGACTCCCGCCTGACAGGGCCGAGGCCCACCACCCCCGCCCTGGAGCGCCGGAAAATGAAAATGGACGACCTCGCCACCCTGGCACCGCAAATGGCCGCGCAGGCCTCGCCCGAAATCTTCCAGCAGCTGGGTCACATCACCCGCCAGCTGCACGACACGCTGCAGCAGCTGGGCGTGATGCCCAAGCTGCAGCAGGCCGCCGACGGCCTGCCGGACGCGCGCAGCCGCCTGTCCTACATCGCCAAGAAGACCGGCGACGCCGCCGACAAGGTGCTCAACTCGGTGGACCGCGCCAAGTCGGACCACCAGCACATCGCCGACGAGACCCGGCGCATCGCGCAGGCCATCACCTCGGACCCGGTCAAGGCCGTGGCCTCCGGCGCGGTGATGAACTTCGTCAGCGACGTCGAGGCCGCCACCGCGCGCATCGACCAGCACCTGACCGACATCATGATGGCGCAGGACTTCCACGACCTCACCGGCCAGGTGGTGGCCAAGGTCGTCGCGCTGGCGACCGACCTGGAGGACAGCCTGGTCAAGCTGCTGGTGCAGGCCGCCCCGCCCGAGCAGGCGCAGAAGGTCGAGTCCACCCTGCTGAACGGGCCGGTGGTGAACCCGGAAGGGCGCACGGACGTCGTGCAGAACCAGGGCGAGGTCGATGACCTCCTGGCCAGCTTGGGCTTCTGAAGAAGCGCAAGCCAGCCTGGCTGAACGTTTCGCTCCCCCGAGCCCCCCAAGCGGGGGCTCCAGTCAGTTGTTGAGAAGCCGGCCGTGGGCCGGCTTTTCTGCGTTTGCCGTACGACGCGCTGATCGGATGATCGGTGCATGTCCGACGCCGACAAGCGGTTGCCGCCCACCGAGAAGCGCCTGCGCAAGGCGCGGGAGGAGGGGCAGGTCGCGCGGTCGCGGGAACTGGGCAACTTCGCGGCGGTGGCCGCCTG
The sequence above is a segment of the Aquabacterium sp. J223 genome. Coding sequences within it:
- the flhD gene encoding flagellar transcriptional regulator FlhD, which codes for MNTDQILAEIREANLSYLMLAQSLIRSDLEQALYRLGVSEDTAQMIAALTPAQMMKIASGNTLLCRFRMDDDLVWGLLTNHGKSAANDAVSRLHASILMAGRHQEAA
- the flhC gene encoding flagellar transcriptional regulator FlhC, translated to MARTKSILTEAKQIDRAVLLIKLGARLQVLESETDLSYERLLRLYKEVAGKSPSKGQLPFSTDWFMTWQPNIHASLFLNVHEYLNKTAELDEIDVVIKAYQLYLEQTTAQGLEPLLSVTRAWRLVKFVDNGMLTMTKCSKCGGHFVTHPHEIAKHFVCGLCNPPARAGKGKAAGALCLH
- the motA gene encoding flagellar motor stator protein MotA, whose translation is MFVIIGWVVALGCIFGVFIVHGGNIGVVMKALPFEMITIMGAAIGAFIANNQPRVLKATLGGFAACFKGSKYTKARYMELMALLYDILQKARKEGLMSIEKDVEEPDKSPLFQKYPTVGSDHHVVEFVTDYLRMMVSGNLNAHEIESLMDSEIDTHHHEAHAPAAAIQRLAGGLPAFGIVAAVLGVVNTMGSVGQPPAVLGGMIGSALVGTFLGILLAYGIFEPLAGLLEQKIDEGTKELQCIKTTLLASMQGYAPQVAIEFGRKVLYSTERPSFSELEGHVKGKK
- the motB gene encoding flagellar motor protein MotB yields the protein MAGDAKKLQPIIVKRIKKGGHGHHGGAWKIAYADFVTAMMAFFLLMWLLGSTTDGDKKGIADYFQSPLKVSLMGGGSGSGDASHVIKGGGQDFTRTSGQVKRGEVSATKSTINLQALKAEQTRAEVARLEDLKRKVEERLRASARLSSMMSQLRLDMTRDGLRIQIVDEQNRPMFASGSAVVQPTMRELLREIGGVLVEVPNRLTLEGHTDAQPFSAGERGYSNWELSSDRANASRRELIAGGLPEDRVLRVQGLAASSPLVKDDPNAATNRRISIIVMNRDAEDRFFRTAPEIAEALTGAAPAEPAAPSSPPPR
- the cheY gene encoding chemotaxis response regulator CheY; the encoded protein is MNPTDLKFLIVDDFSTMRRIVRGLLKEMGCNNADEAEDGAIALNLLRSQKFDFVVSDINMPNMNGFDLLKAIKADDSLKHIPVLMVTAEARKEDIVLAAQTGAAGYIVKPFTKATLEEKVQKILQKLATPA
- a CDS encoding protein phosphatase CheZ, whose product is MKMDDLATLAPQMAAQASPEIFQQLGHITRQLHDTLQQLGVMPKLQQAADGLPDARSRLSYIAKKTGDAADKVLNSVDRAKSDHQHIADETRRIAQAITSDPVKAVASGAVMNFVSDVEAATARIDQHLTDIMMAQDFHDLTGQVVAKVVALATDLEDSLVKLLVQAAPPEQAQKVESTLLNGPVVNPEGRTDVVQNQGEVDDLLASLGF